From one Lycium ferocissimum isolate CSIRO_LF1 chromosome 7, AGI_CSIRO_Lferr_CH_V1, whole genome shotgun sequence genomic stretch:
- the LOC132063358 gene encoding RAN GTPase-activating protein 2 has protein sequence MDATTPNSQRRPFSIKLWPPSENTRKMLVERMTNNLSSPTIFTRKYRSLSKEDAAKDAEQIEDAAFTIANQHYEKTPDGDGSSAVQLYAKECSKLILEILKTIPRSEDKETSISEVVPTVQVTFFDISKGKRDFIGAEEAEELLKPLKEPGNSYSKICLSNRSFGIDAARIAAPILASLKDQLKEVDLSDFIAGRIEAEALDVMNIFSEALEGSNLKSLNLSENALGEKGVRAFGKLLQSQTNLEELLLMNDGISLEAARAVSELVSSTEKLKVLHFHNNMTGDEGAVAIAEIVKRSPLLEDFRCSSTRVGSKGGSALCEALGMCSHLKKLDLRDNMFGPEAGLVLSKALNKHENLAEVYLSYLNLDDEGAIAIANALKDSAPSLGVLEMAGNDITAEAAPAIASCIAAKQLLSKLSLAENELKDEGAIQIAKALQGHNHLIQVDMSINALRRAGARVLAQAVLQKDGFKLLNVDGNFISEEGIDELKDMFKKSPEMLASLEDNDPEGEDNDEEEEEKESGDEGKDDEDELESNLKNLDVKQDECPDAPDSNN, from the coding sequence ATGGATGCCACAACACCGAATTCTCAGCGCAGACCATTTTCAATTAAACTGTGGCCTCCAAGTGAGAACACAAGAAAAATGCTGGTGGAAAGAATGACGAATAATCTTTCTAGTCCAACTATTTTCACCCGCAAGTACCGCAGTCTATCCAAGGAAGATGCTGCCAAAGATGCTGAACAAATTGAAGATGCAGCTTTTACCATTGCTAATCAGCATTATGAGAAGACGCCAGATGGTGATGGGAGTTCGGCTGTACAACTTTATGCCAAGGAATGCAGCAAGCTTATCTTGGAAATTCTAAAAACTATCCCCAGATCAGAGGACAAGGAGACTTCAATTTCTGAGGTGGTTCCTACTGTTCAGGTGACCTTTTTCGATATCTCCAAAGGTAAAAGGGATTTTATTGGAGCGGAAGAGGCTGAAGAACTTTTAAAGCCGTTAAAAGAGCCTGGAAACTCTTACAGCAAAATTTGTTTAAGCAATAGAAGCTTTGGTATAGATGCAGCACGTATTGCTGCTCCTATCTTGGCatccttgaaggatcaattgAAGGAAGTTGATTTGTCAGATTTTATTGCTGGAAGAATTGAGGCAGAAGCACTTGATGTCATGAATATATTCTCAGAAGCTCTGGAAGGTTCTAACTTGAAGTCTCTGAATCTCTCTGAGAATGCTCTGGGTGAGAAGGGAGTTAGAGCATTTGGAAAACTCCTTCAATCTCAAACCAACTTGGAAGAACTACTTTTGATGAATGATGGGATCTCACTGGAAGCTGCAAGGGCTGTTAGCGAGCTAGTTTCTTCCACCGAGAAGCTTAAggttcttcattttcataataatATGACAGGTGATGAAGGGGCTGTTGCGATTGCTGAAATTGTGAAGCGCTCCCCTTTATTGGAAGATTTCAGGTGCTCTTCTACCAGGGTAGGCTCTAAAGGAGGGAGTGCCTTGTGTGAAGCACTTGGGATGTGCTCCCATTTGAAGAAGCTTGATTTGCGGGACAATATGTTTGGTCCAGAAGCTGGTCTTGTGTTGAGTAAGGCACTCAACAAACATGAAAATCTTGCAGAAGTTTACCTGAGCTACCTTAATTTAGATGATGAAGGAGCAATTGCAATAGCTAATGCTCTTAAAGATTCAGCCCCTTCACTTGGTGTCTTGGAGATGGCAGGTAATGATATAACTGCTGAAGCTGCTCCAGCAATAGCTTCTTGTATAGCTGCAAAGCAGCTTCTTTCCAAGCTAAGCTTGGCTGAGAATGAACTGAAGGATGAAGGTGCAATTCAGATTGCTAAGGCTCTGCAAGGTCACAACCATCTGATTCAAGTTGATATGAGCATCAATGCACTAAGGAGGGCTGGGGCTAGAGTACTGGCTCAAGCTGTGCTGCAAAAAGATGGGTTTAAATTACTAAATGTCGATGGAAATTTCATTTCAGAAGAAGGCATTGATGAGTTGAAAGACATGTTTAAGAAATCTCCTGAAATGCTTGCATCCTTGGAAGATAATGACCCGGAAGGAGAAGACAATGAtgaggaggaggaagagaagGAATCTGGAGATGAGGGCAAAGACGATGAGGATGAACTAGAATCAAATCTCAAAAACCTTGATGTCAAGCAAGACGAGTGTCCTGACGCACCAGATAGCAACAATTAG
- the LOC132063357 gene encoding probable ATP-dependent DNA helicase CHR12 has protein sequence MKMVEESKNGRLKMLLEKTNELLGRLGAAVQQQKDADHYSIESLEGSDAEMTASKTGTPGQSLPEEEEDVLDDGSTHDVKTSDLLEGQRKYNSAVHSIQEKVTEQPAMLQGGELRSYQLEGLQWMLSLFNNNLNGILADEMGLGKTIQTIALIAYLLENKGVSGPHLIVAPKAVLPNWITEFSTWAPSIVAILYDGRLEERKALREELIGEGRFSVLITHYDLIMRDKAFLKKIHWNYLIIDEGHRLKNHECALARTLVSGYRIRRRLLLTGTPIQNSLQELWSLLNFLLPTIFNSVENFEEWFNAPFADKCDVSLTDEEELLVIRRLHHVIRPFILRRKKDEVEKFLPGKTQVVLKCDMSAWQKVYYQQVTDVGRVGLDSGTGRSKSLQNLTMQLRKCCNHPYLFVSEYNIYRKEEIVRASGKFELLDRLLPKLRRAGHRVLLFSQMTRLMDILEVYLQVHDFKYLRLDGSTKTEERGTLLKQFNAPDSPYFMFLLSTRAGGLGLNLQTADTVIIFDSDWNPQMDQQAEDRAHRIGQKKEVRVFVLVSVGSIEEVILERAKQKMGIDAKVIQAGLFNTTSTAQERREMLEEIMRKGTSTLGTDVPSEREINRLAARSDEEFWLFEKMDHERRQKECYRSRLMEDHEVPDWAYATPDSKEKGKGFLYESANLTGKRRRKEVVYADTLSDVQWMKAVENGDDFFKQSGKGRNRDHQSVSNGELRSGIAEAERNGQDLKPETVSVVSEATSEDTFGITPQRFKSESASSMRNDYHDLTGSCLDGLSWKAHKRKRSSLVS, from the exons ATGAAGATGGTGGAAGAAAGCAAGAACGGAAGGTTAAAAATGCTTCTAGAGAAAACAAATGAGCTCCTGGGTCGTCTGGGAGCTGCTGTTCAACAGCAAAAAGATGCTGATCATTATAGCATTGAATCTTTGGAAGGCTCGGATGCTGAAATGACCGCTTCTAAGACTGGTACTCCTGGGCAATCGCTTCCTGAGGAAGAAGAGGATGTACTTGATGATGGATCCACTCATGATGTGAAGACTAGTGACTTACTTGAAGGTCAGAGGAAGTACAATTCAGCTGTACATTCAATCCAGGAGAAG GTAACGGAGCAACCGGCTATGCTTCAGGGTGGAGAATTAAGATCATACCAGCTGGAGGGGCTTCAATGGATGTTGTCGTTGTTTAATAACAATTTAAATGGAATTTTAGCGGATGAAATGGGACTCGGGAAAACCATCCAGACAATTGCTTTAATTGCTTACCTCTTGGAAAACAAAGGTGTAAGTGGTCCCCACTTGATTGTGGCACCAAAAGCTGTACTACCTAATTGGATTACTGAATTCTCAACATGGGCTCCCAG CATTGTTGCTATTCTTTATGATGGTCGTCTGGAGGAAAGAAAGGCACTGCGGGAGGAGTTGATAGGAGAGGGGAGGTTCAGTGTGCTGATCACACATTATGATCTTATTATGAGAGACAAAGCATTTCTGAAGAAAATTCATTGGAACTATCTGATAATTGACGAAGGGCACCGATTGAAAAATCATGAATGTGCTCTTGCACGGACTCTCGTGTCAGG CTATCGGATTCGACGGAGACTCCTATTGACAGGTACCCCAATCCAAAACAGCTTACAGGAGTTGTGGTCTCTTCtcaattttcttcttccaaccaTCTTTAATTCAGTGGAGAATTTTGAGGAGTGGTTTAATGCCCCCTTTGCGGATAAGTGTGATGTCTCTCTAACTGATGAAGAGGAATTATTGGTTATTCGCCGGTTGCACCAT GTGATAAGGCCGTTTATATTGAGGAGGAAGAAAGATGAAGTGGAGAAATTTCTTCCTGGGAAAACACAAGTTGTTCTAAAATGTGATATGTCTGCATGGCAGAAAGTATACTACCAGCAGGTCACGGATGTTGGGAGGGTTGGATTGGATTCTG GAACTGGGAGGTCTAAGAGTCTGCAAAATCTCACCATGCAGCTAAGGAAATGTTGTAATCATCCATACCTATTTGTGAGCGAGTACAATATATATCGAAAGGAGGAGATAGTCAGAGCATCTGGAAAATTTGAGCTTCTTGATCGTTTACTACCCAAACTTCGCAGAGCTGGGCACAGGGTCCTTCTCTTCTCACAAATGACCCGCCTCATGGACATTCTTGAAGTCTATCTGCAGGTTCATGACTTCAAGTATCTTAGACTTGATGGCTCAACCAAAACAGAGGAACGAGGGACTTTGCTAAAGCAATTTAATGCTCCTGACTCTCCTTACTTTATGTTTCTTTTGAGTACTCGTGCGGGAGGACTCGGTCTGAATTTGCAAACAGCAGATACTGTGATAATTTTTGACAGTGACTGGAATCCTCAAATGGACCAGCAAGCAGAAGATCGGGCACATCGGATTGggcaaaaaaaagaagttagGGTTTTTGTGTTGGTTAGTGTTGGATCAATTGAAGAGGTCATATTGGAGCGTGCAAAACAGAAGATGGGCATTGATGCTAAGGTCATCCAGGCTGGCTTGTTCAATACAACTTCTACAG CTCAAGAAAGAAGGGAGATGTTGGAAGAAATCATGCGTAAAGGTACAAGCACCCTTGGAACGGATGTGCCAAGCGAAAGAGAGATTAATCGTCTTGCAGCCCGCTCAGATGAGGAATTTTGGCTGTTTGAGAAAATGGATCACGAGAGAAGGCAAAAAGAGTGTTACCGATCTCGTCTCATGGAAGATCACGAGGTACCAGACTGGGCTTATGCTACACCTGACTCTaaggaaaagggaaaagggttttTATACGAGAGCGCTAATCTCACTGGAAAGCGACGTAGAAAAGAAGTGGTTTATGCTGATACTTTAAGTGACGTACAGTGGATGAAGGCTGTGGAGAATGGAGATGATTTCTTTAAGCAATCAGGTAAAGGTAGGAACAGGGACCATCAGTCAGTCTCAAATGGTGAATTGCGTAGTGGCATTGCTGAAGCGGAGAGGAATGGACAGGACTTGAAGCCTGAAACTGTGTCTGTGGTGAGCGAGGCAACAAGTGAAGATACCTTTGGAATAACTCCCCAAAGGTTCAAATCCGAGAGTGCAAGTTCCATGAGAAACGATTATCACGACTTGACTGGCAGTTGTTTGGACGGATTATCGTGGAAGGCCCACAAGAGAAAGAGATCAAGCTTAGTATCCTAA